A region of the Candidatus Thorarchaeota archaeon genome:
GTCTGGGCAGGTTCTTGAACAGTGTTGTGACCACACCGACATTCTCGGTCCAATTGCCACCGTCCACCTTGTCAACGGTGTAGAAACACTCTATGTCCCGTCGGTCCTTCAGCTGGAAGAACTCGGTCTGGAACAGGATCTCATCAGGTCGCCTTGCCCCGTAGAGGAAGAAGAGCTGCCCGAAGTCGTCACGGTTGTCGAGCACATAGTATAGGATGGACCGCAGGGGGATGACTCCGAGACCTCCAGCAACGATGATCAGGTCCTTGCCTCGCATCTGGTCCAGTCTGAAGCCATTACCATACGGGCCGCGAATATAGATGATGTCATTGTCACTCTTGGTGAACAGCACCTCTGTGAGTTTCCCCACTTTTCTGACACCCATCTCGAGAATCCCGGGTCGGCTTGGCGTGGATGATATCGAAAACGGTGCTTCACCGACACCGGGCAGCGACAACATGAGGAACTGACCGGGGTTATAGGTGAACGACATTGCCCTCTTGACATCTAGGAATCGGACTTGGAAGAAGCGATGGTCCTTTATCAGGTCGTATTGCCTCACGATTCTGGCAGCTTCAGGCTGGAATGGATTCTCAATACCGATTTCAACGCTCATCACTTGGGCACCTCCCTTGCAGACAGCGCTTGTGAAACAGTCAGGACATTGATGTCCACGGGACATGTGTCTACGCATCGTCCACATCCCACACAGGAGGGACGACCGTACTCCTTCCCGAAGGTCTTCAGCTTGTGCGTGTACCAGAGCTTCAGTCGATCGGCTCTAGTGGCCCTGAAGTTGTGACCTCCAGCAACCAGACTGTAGTCTACAAACATGCAGCTGTCCCACATCCTCTCGCGTCGTCCACTCACCTTGTTGCTCACGTCTAGCACATCGGTGGTGTCATAGCAGTTACACGTTGGACAGACCATGGAACACTGGCCACAAGAGAGGCACTTCTTACCGAACTGCTCCCATATCTCCGAGTTGTAGCTGAGCTCCATCAAGTCTGGCATGTTACGAAAGGCGAAGGACTTCTTGAACGCCAAGTTCCTCTTCTCTCGCCAGGCAACATACTTGGCGATGTCTTCGTGTGTGACCTCGTCCTCGAAGAACTCATCATGGCACAGGATCATGTCATGGCCGAGACTTGACCCAACCCATACCAGGTAGAACTGGTCCAGGTCAATGAAGAACAGGTCGTATCCTTCCTCTACTATGTCGGTCCCGGTGGAAGTGCAGAGCGAGTTCTCAGTAGGCATGCAGGAGAAACCGAGGATTGCACTGTTGTGCCTCAGTTGTGAGTAGTACGGGTCCGGAGGGTCGGCCATGAAGACATCGTCAAGTCGGAGAAGACTGTGAATCTCACACGGGTGAACTCCAATTATCACCCGCTTCTCCACCATCGAGTAGTCAGGCTGAAAACCAGACTCGCCAAACCTGAACATGTCGAACTTCATCGGGTGAAAGAGCTTCTTGATGGGTATCAGAGGATGCTCATCAGAAAAGACAGCTTCACTGATGCTCTCTATGGGACCATACGTCAGGACTCCATTCTTCCTGACTGGAGCGTAGAGCCTGCCGAACTGCCCCAAGCACTCAAGGAAAGGCTCGAGGAACTTCTTGTACATCTTGATGATGCGCACTGCTATGCACCTGTGTCAGTGATTACGCCGAAGGGCGTCCACCTCGTCCCCTAATTAACCCTATTGCACGTACGCGCACACGTTCACGAGATTCTCTTCTGATTGAAGTCACACAGCGGAACCGTCTTGACTGTCGATAGTCGGACAGCATGGTAACATCCTGAGTGAGTTTCAGTACAGATGTGCATCAGTGCACTTCAGAAGACTTTTGAAGTAGAGGGCCGAATGATAGCACTGGTGGGCTGCTCGCAAGGAACCTCATGGTGATAAGTCTACCAATGTCACCACCCCCCAACAAAGAAGAACCCTTGCTTGCGTCCACCAACCTACTCTGCACCGGGGTGTGAACCTGCACGAGTGGCATGAGAGACTACTATGGAGCCAGACTGGCTGCGTCCCGCTTGAGGAGGTGTTATCAGATAGCCTCCCCCCGAGTGCAGCAGTATCTCAATGCTGAGATTGACCATGTGCTGGAACGTCTTGGTGAGTCTAAAGATGTGTTGGAACTTGGCTGCGGATATGGTCGTGTGCTCGCAAGACTGAAGAACTCCGCCAGACGAGTTGTCGGGATTGACACATCGCTCGCCAGCCTGCTGGATGGACGAGCTGCTGGTGAATACGGCCTTGCCCAGATGAATGCGGTCAGTACGGGCTTCATTGACCGCTGCTTTGACGTTGTCGTCTGCATCCAGAATGGCATCTCAGCCTTCAGAGTCGACCCCTCGCATCTCATTCGGGAGAGTGTACGCATCACGAGAGCGGGGGGACTGTGTCTCTTCTCGACATACTCGGAGAAGTTCTGGCAGGAGAGACTCGACTGGTTCAAGGCTCAGGCGGATGAGGGACTGATTGGAGAGATAGACTGGAAGAGGACACATGACGGGGTGATTGTCTGTGAAGACGGCTTTGAAGCCAAGACGTTCTCTCGGGAGGACTTCTTCAGACTGGGCTCAGCAACCGGACAGGAGTTTAAACTGGTGGAGGTGGACGATTCAAGCCTCTTCCTTGAAATCGAGGTTCAGTAGCGTCTGACTGTCTGAGACTACTAGCTAATCTACCTGTTCACGGTCATCCTCAGCGCATGTGTCCTTTTTCTCTTGATGTCCCATCCGTTTCAGAGCGACCTTGATAGAAGACAACGGGACAGAGATGGAGTGGCGTAGTCCGTCAACAGTGGAGAGT
Encoded here:
- a CDS encoding FAD/NAD(P)-binding protein, giving the protein MSVEIGIENPFQPEAARIVRQYDLIKDHRFFQVRFLDVKRAMSFTYNPGQFLMLSLPGVGEAPFSISSTPSRPGILEMGVRKVGKLTEVLFTKSDNDIIYIRGPYGNGFRLDQMRGKDLIIVAGGLGVIPLRSILYYVLDNRDDFGQLFFLYGARRPDEILFQTEFFQLKDRRDIECFYTVDKVDGGNWTENVGVVTTLFKNLPRLDPLKLNAVVCGPPVMYKFVIKELLNLKIPKNQIQLSLERKMKCGVGKCGHCALDNLYTCTSGPVFTYWDTIHFRELI
- a CDS encoding 4Fe-4S dicluster domain-containing protein → MRIIKMYKKFLEPFLECLGQFGRLYAPVRKNGVLTYGPIESISEAVFSDEHPLIPIKKLFHPMKFDMFRFGESGFQPDYSMVEKRVIIGVHPCEIHSLLRLDDVFMADPPDPYYSQLRHNSAILGFSCMPTENSLCTSTGTDIVEEGYDLFFIDLDQFYLVWVGSSLGHDMILCHDEFFEDEVTHEDIAKYVAWREKRNLAFKKSFAFRNMPDLMELSYNSEIWEQFGKKCLSCGQCSMVCPTCNCYDTTDVLDVSNKVSGRRERMWDSCMFVDYSLVAGGHNFRATRADRLKLWYTHKLKTFGKEYGRPSCVGCGRCVDTCPVDINVLTVSQALSAREVPK
- a CDS encoding class I SAM-dependent methyltransferase, with the translated sequence MRDYYGARLAASRLRRCYQIASPRVQQYLNAEIDHVLERLGESKDVLELGCGYGRVLARLKNSARRVVGIDTSLASLLDGRAAGEYGLAQMNAVSTGFIDRCFDVVVCIQNGISAFRVDPSHLIRESVRITRAGGLCLFSTYSEKFWQERLDWFKAQADEGLIGEIDWKRTHDGVIVCEDGFEAKTFSREDFFRLGSATGQEFKLVEVDDSSLFLEIEVQ